A segment of the Entomomonas moraniae genome:
TAGAATTACTTAAAAATGACAGCCGGTTAATTTGCAATATTTCCATACGCACACTAAGAGAATCATTTAATAAAGCTCTGCCAGATATGGATAATAAGCCAACCTATCACGAGATAAGAGGTTTATCAGCTAGGGTTTATGAGATTGAGAAAGGCGCGGAGTTTACCAAGAAATTATTAGGACACAAATTCATGGTAATGACGGATAAATATTTAGATAACCGTAATAACTCGTTCATTAAATTATGAGCTTTTAATGAGTTATTACGAGTAAATAATTTTAATACTTTGATTTTAAAAGACTCATTTTCATAGGAAGCTTTATTAGAAAAAGAATCTAATCACTCATAAAAGCCCATAAGGGCTTTTATGACAGGCCATTTACTTCTTTAATACCTGAGTAACTTCATCCATTTGCAGAGCAACACTTTGCAATCCATTACCCGACAAATACCATAAATCAGGAGTCAAATAGATGATTTTATTATTCTTATAGGCATTCGTCTGTTTAATATACTGATCTTCTATTTTATTCGTATCTAGTTTACCCTCACCTATCGCCTCGCCTCGATCAATAACAAATAAAATATCAGGATTAAGTGCCGCAATTTCTTTACTCTCTAAAACCAATCGTGGTGTATTACTATTCTTTTTTCTGATCTCCGATAAATCAACACCTTTAAATCCTAACCAGCCATTTATCAACCCTGCATAACTCGTCTGGTCCCCCGCCATTAAACGCCCCTTATAATGCACAGTAATCAATGTGTTAGCTGGCGAACCTTTTACCTTCTTCTGAATATCCTGTGCTTTTTTATCAATAACCGCTAGCTCAGTGCTCATTTCAGGCAATTTATTAAACAGCTTTCCTAACATAACCATGTTATTTTTAAAAGAATGCTCATACTCTTTTGGGTCAACACTCAAGTTAACAGTAGGTGCAATGTTAGCAAATTCATCATATTGTGCCTGCTGTCTACCAGAGATAACTATTAAATTTGGATGCAACTGATTAAGTTTTTCAATATCAGGTGATTTTAACCCACCAATATCTACATAATTACTTGACTTATATTTTTTTAAATAGTTTGGAAGAGCTTGTTTAGGTAGCGCTGCCACTGGCACTCGCAACTGATCTAATGTATCAACCACACCTAAATCAAACGATGCAACACTTTTAGGATTATTAGGTAATGTAGCTTCTTTAGTATTTTCAGCATTAGCCATAACAATACTACTCGTTAACAATAATGTGGTAGCAAGCCCTATCCTGATCATTGTTTGCATAATCATACTCCTTGTAAAAAATAATGATTATCATTTAACAATTATTAAAATGCAATCTTAATTGGCCATTTACTTTTTAAAGACCATACAATCAGACTAAAACACTTTTTCATACACACTATTAAAAAATAATAGTGTGCTTTTTATACAAACAAAGGTACTATTATAGGCTTTACAAAAGATTGGTATTAACAGACAGTTATGTTTCGACCTTTTCCTATTTTTGTTGGATTACGTTATACAAAAGCTAAACGACGCAGCCATTTTGTATCCTTTATTTCTTTTACTTCCATGCTTGGCCTCATACTTGGGGTGATGGTCATGATCTTAGTTTTATCAGTAATGAATGGCTTTGACCGTGAAATGCGCGAGCGTGTACTCTCCTTGATCCCTCAAGTGATGGTTAAAACATATCAGCCTATAGATGACTGGCAAGCACTAACCAACATTATAAAAGAAAAAAATCCTGATGTTATTGGCGTGGCTCCAGTATTAGAAATGCAAGGGATGCTCAGTGCTAATAAGCAAATATCATTTATTCAGGCCAGTGGCATTAACCCCGAAGCAGAAAAAGACGTCTCTATCATTAATCAATACATAACCCAAGGAAAACTAGATGATCTAGCTCCAGGACAGTTCGATATCATTGTTGGTTCAGGCATTGCAAAAAAATTAAATCTTGCAATTGGTGACAAAGTTACCTTCATTATGCCCGAGGCATCCGTAACACCAGCGGGTATTTTCCCTCGAATGAAACGCTTTACAGTAAAAGGTATTTTTCATGCAGGTACTGGCGAGTTAGACAATCACTTCGCCATGATGAACATAGAAGATGCTAATCGCCTTATTCGTCTCCCTGTTAATCAAACACTGGCTTTACGCCTAAAATTAAAAAACCTTTTTGACTCAAATAGCGTTGCAATGGATGTTTTAAAAAGCATACCTGATGGTAAAAACTTTTACGCAACCACTTGGAAAGCCAATTACGGTGGTCTTTATCAAGCCATTCGTTTAGAAAAAAATATGATTGGTATGTTGCTACTGTTGATTGTAGCCGTTGCAGCATTCAATATCATTTCCACACTGGTTATGGTAGTGACTGATAAAAAATCTGATATTGCTATTTTACGTACACTCGGTGCAAGCCCTACACAAATTATGAGTATATTCATGGTACAGGGTACTGTTATTGGTGTCATCGGTACCTTAATTGGTGGTATTTTAGGTGTATTAGCTGCATTTAAAATCAGCAGTATCTTAGCTTGGGTACAAAAAATAACAGGCCACCAGTTCTTAAATTCTGAAATTTACTTTATTGATTACATACCGTCACAAGTCATGTTAAGTGATGTTGTGACAATCTGCGGTGCTGCATTAGTGTTAAGTTTTTTAGCAACACTCTACCCTGCATGGCGAGCAGCACGTATTCAACCAGCAGAGGCATTACGTTATGAATGATTCTTTTGTTTTAAGCTGTAAAAATTTAGGCATGGTTTACCAACAAGGCCCCAATGCAGTTCAGGTATTATCGGATGTAGAGTTAAACTTAAAAGCTGGTGAACGTGCAGCTATTATCGGCCAGTCGGGTGCAGGTAAAAGTACACTATTAAACCTATTGGGTGGCCTAGATACTCCTACATCAGGAAGTGTCTGGCTAGCAGGAAAAGAACTTTCAGCCCTTAATGAAAAAGCCCGTGGATTACTCAGAAATGAAGCCCTTGGTTTTGTTTATCAATTTCATCATCTATTACCTGAGTTTTCTGCACTTGAAAATGTTTGTATGCCGTTACTTATTGGTAAAACATCTGTTAATGAAGCACAACAACGAGCAACAGAACTCCTTGACAGAGTAGGTTTAGCACATCGTCTAAAACATAAGCCTTCAGAACTTTCTGGTGGAGAAAGGCAGCGTGTCGCCATTGCACGCGCACTGGTTAACCAGCCTAAATTAGTTTTATTAGATGAGCCAACAGGTAATCTAGACCAATACACGGCACAGAGCATACAAGCGTTAATGCTCGAATTAAGTAAATCGCTTAGTACTTCATTTTTGGTCGTCACACATTCATTAGAACTTGCGGGGCAAATGGATCGTACATTACGCCTCACTGAAGGGAAACTAATAGAAGAATAGTCTTATGTTTAAACCTTTCACGTTATTTATTGGCCTACGTTATATTCGTGCGAAACGTCGCAATCAATTTATTTCGTTCATCTCATTAACCTCGATGATTGGTTTATCATTAGGCGTTATTGCCATGATTACAGTTTTATCGGTTATGAATGGTTTTCAAAAAGAGATGCGTGACCGAATTTTAGGAATGGTTTCCCATGGCATTATTACCCATCACGATCAACCGATCGATGATTGGCAAGCAATCGCAACCAAACTAAAAAAGAACCCTCAGGTGGTTGGGGTTGCACCTATCACTCAAATACAAGGGATGTTATCATCTAGAGGGACAATGAGCCCTGTCATGATAAGTGGTATTGATCCAGAACAGGAAGACCAAGTATCAACCCTCAGAAAACATATCACTTATGGCAACTATAGCAATCTAAAACCTGATGAATACGGGGTAATTATTGGTGAAGCAACCGCAGGAAACTTGCGTATTAGAATAGGCTCACCATTGTTATTAGTTGTTCCCATTGTAAGTGACTCGGTGAGTGGTATTACACCTCGCATGCAAAAAGCTGTCGTCGTCGGCACTTTCCGCACCAACTCAGATATTGATAACAGCATGGCATTCATGCATTACAGTGATGCGGCTAAAATAAAACAATGGCAACCCAATCAAGTAGAAGGCGTACGCTTAAAATTAAAAGACCTTTTCCAAGCCCCTGTGGTCATTAAAAAACTCGCTAAAGAACTTGGCGATGACTACCAAGCAGAGGATTGGACAAAAACACAAGGCAGTTTATTCAGTGCCATGAAAATGGAAAAAACCATGATTGGTCTACTGTTAATGATTATTGTTGCTGTCGCTGCCTTTAATATTATTGCTACCCTCATCATGGTGGTTGCTGACAAACGTTTAGACATTGCCATTTTACGTACACTGGGTGCTACACCTAGACAAATTATGAGTATCTTCATGATACAAGGTACCTTTATTGGTCTTATCGGTATCACCTCTGGCACTGTACTGGGTATTCTTTTAACCAAATACATCAATACCGTCGCAGGATGGTATGAAAGACTCACAGGAAGCGAAGTATTTTCTACAGAGGTTTTTGCAATTAATTTTTTACCTGTAGACATGCAGATAAGTGATATTGTTACGGTATGCATTGCAGCACTTATACTAAGCTTTTTAGCTACACTTTACCCTGCTTATCGAGCATCAAAGACACAACCTGCTGAAGCATTAAGGTACGAATAAATAACTAAGTTATTAATTAATGTCATAAGGATATGACTAAAAATTTAGGCTAACTTTATTGAAAACCATTAATATAGTGGCCTAATTTAGAATTAATGGAGATGAGAAAACCATGCGTAAAGATAAAAAGCAAATCATTGGAGAACCGATGACCAATGAGCAAATAAAGGTATTCTTAAATGTTGAGCCTGCAGATGACAGCTTACCTGCCCCACTCCATAAACTAATACGAGCTTATCATAGTTTAAGAATAGAGGACTTTGAACGCTTTTTAGTCTTTTTTAAACAACAAGGATTCCCACTTGATGCCAAGAATAAGGAAGGTAAGGATTTTGTATCACTCATCATTGACCAACAATTTGCCAAACCTTATATCGAAGCATTTGAGACAGCACAAACTACCCTTTAGTCGTCTAATAAAACCACTAACCTTTCTCTTATTAGTCACGATAACGTTAACAGGGTGTCAAACAAGGCAACAACAAAATTGCTTGCAAATAGCCTATTCACCTAACACATTGCAACTTAGTCATTTTCAGATAGCCATTAATAAAAAAACCATTGATAGTATTGATAATAACTTATCAGCACTTACATGGAATGAAGACACACGAACATTATTTGGTACGCTTAATAAACCAGCAACCATTGTTGAGCTCTCTACACAAGGTGAACTACTCAGAAAAATAACACTTAACGGTATTACCGATCCAGAGGCCATTGAGTACATAGGGAATAATCAGTTTATTGTGGCAGATGAGCGGTTCCATCGATTAATAAAAGTAACGCTCAATGAACAAACGAATAGTATTAATAGTCAAGATGCCTTACAACTCACACTAGAAAAAAGCTATCAATACAATAAAGGATTAGAAGGGTTGGCTTATGATCACCAAAGAAAAATAATCTATGTTTCCAATGAATCAAGCCCGATCACTATTTATAAAATAACGGGGTGGATTGAAAGTGACGTTATTCATATAGCAGAGATAAAAAAAGATTGGTCTGCGTTTTTAACTGATATTTCAGGACTACACTTCTATGCTCCTGACCAAACATTGTTGGTACTCTCCGATGAGTCTAAACTCATTTTAGCATTGAATAAAAATGACCAAATCGTGGGATGTTTTCCACTCACCACTGGACAACATGGCTTATGGCATACACTTCGTCAACCAGAAGGCATCACGATGGATAACAAGGGAAATCTCTATATTGTGAGTGAGCCTAACTTTTTTTATAAATTCACTCAAAAATAACATAACAAACACTATTTCATACTTAAAAGGCCTTGCTAAAATACAGGGTAAAGCCGTTTAGCCATGGCATATTTTATATAAAAAGGGATAACATGATATTAGCAATTGATGTTTACTATATTGATAATAAAGCTAAAACAGTGGGTATTTTATATGAAACGTGACAGTCCGAAACACCTCATGCCGTGATTACTGATTACCGTGAAAATATAGCGCCCTATCAATCAGGGGCATTTTATTTACGGGAGCTCCCTTGTATTCTCTCTCTACTTAACAAAATTGATTTACATGAAGTCCCTACCATTGTGGTTGATGGTTATATTTATTTAGACGAAGGAAAAATAGGGCTCGGCGGCCACCTTTATCAAGCATTAAAAGAATCAATCCCCATTATCGGGATAGCTAAAAAGCCTTTTTCGGACAATAGTGATTATCTTAAAGAGGTATTGCGAGGTAAGAGCATACATACACTCTATTTCACAAGCGTCGGCATTGAAATAAACTTCGCAGCTGAATGCATTAAATCCATGGCAGGTAAACACAGAATGCCGACTTTACTCCGTTTTCTCGATCAACAAACAAAGCTCTTTAAAGAAGAACTAACCAACAAATAAATACTGATAATATAGACTTATTGAAAATTGAAACTGCATTATAATGCCACCGAACCTATGCTAATATAGTCCACCAGATCACTCATGTGTTAGCAAATCAGCTTCCATTGTATTAATAGCTTTTTTTGTAAGCTCTACCGTCATTCCATCCACACGCTGAAAGCCTCGAGGTAGCTTATTACCACGTCGGCCACGCTCGCCTAAATAATGTTCAAGGTCTGTAGATTTTAAAGCAATAGTACGCTTACCTGATTGCAGAATTAGCGTTGCCTCAGGTGGTAAAACAGCCACACACACCATATACTCTTCATGAGTAACCGCACGTGAACTACTGATATTGATAATTTTATTGCCCTTTCCTTTTGCCAATTGTGGTAAATCAGCAATCGGGAATATCAATAAACGCCCCTCGTTGGTAACTGCTGCAATTCTATCTTTCTCAAGATCATTAACTGGCTGAGGAACAATAACTTTAGCATTTTCAGGCAAACTAAGCAGTGCTTTACCTGCTTTATTTTTAGTTTGTAAATCTTCACCTTTTACAACAAAACCATAACCCGCATCAGAGGCAATCACATAAAGCGCGTTGTCGTCTGGCAATAAAACACATTCAAAGCGTGCCCCAGCGGGTGGCGCTAAACGGCCCGTGAGAGGTTCACCTTGACCTCTAGCAGAGGGAAGCGAATGGCTAGCAAGGCTATAACTGCGTCCAGTGTTATCAATAAACACTGCCGATTGGTTAGAACGCCCAAGCGCACTGGCTAAATAACCATCACCCGCTTTATAGGAAAGCATGGCAGGTTCAAGATCATGCCCTTTGCCACAACGCACCCACCCTTTTTCAGATAAAACGACAGTAATAGGTTCTGTAGGTAAAAGTTCATTCTCAGATAAAGCTTTGGCTTCTTCACGCTCAATAATAGGTGAGCGACGATCATCACCATAAGTTTCAGCATCTTGGATGATTTCTTGACGTACTAACGCGCG
Coding sequences within it:
- a CDS encoding tyrosine-type recombinase/integrase gives rise to the protein MRARLELNQFKSAFNNAPKKYGYIFMLSLLTGQRIGDITRLKWEDIKEDRLYIEQSKTGARIAIPLSIRLEAIKLDLRGVLELLKNDSRLICNISIRTLRESFNKALPDMDNKPTYHEIRGLSARVYEIEKGAEFTKKLLGHKFMVMTDKYLDNRNNSFIKL
- a CDS encoding siderophore ABC transporter substrate-binding protein, whose amino-acid sequence is MQTMIRIGLATTLLLTSSIVMANAENTKEATLPNNPKSVASFDLGVVDTLDQLRVPVAALPKQALPNYLKKYKSSNYVDIGGLKSPDIEKLNQLHPNLIVISGRQQAQYDEFANIAPTVNLSVDPKEYEHSFKNNMVMLGKLFNKLPEMSTELAVIDKKAQDIQKKVKGSPANTLITVHYKGRLMAGDQTSYAGLINGWLGFKGVDLSEIRKKNSNTPRLVLESKEIAALNPDILFVIDRGEAIGEGKLDTNKIEDQYIKQTNAYKNNKIIYLTPDLWYLSGNGLQSVALQMDEVTQVLKK
- a CDS encoding lipoprotein-releasing ABC transporter permease subunit, which encodes MFRPFPIFVGLRYTKAKRRSHFVSFISFTSMLGLILGVMVMILVLSVMNGFDREMRERVLSLIPQVMVKTYQPIDDWQALTNIIKEKNPDVIGVAPVLEMQGMLSANKQISFIQASGINPEAEKDVSIINQYITQGKLDDLAPGQFDIIVGSGIAKKLNLAIGDKVTFIMPEASVTPAGIFPRMKRFTVKGIFHAGTGELDNHFAMMNIEDANRLIRLPVNQTLALRLKLKNLFDSNSVAMDVLKSIPDGKNFYATTWKANYGGLYQAIRLEKNMIGMLLLLIVAVAAFNIISTLVMVVTDKKSDIAILRTLGASPTQIMSIFMVQGTVIGVIGTLIGGILGVLAAFKISSILAWVQKITGHQFLNSEIYFIDYIPSQVMLSDVVTICGAALVLSFLATLYPAWRAARIQPAEALRYE
- the lolD gene encoding lipoprotein-releasing ABC transporter ATP-binding protein LolD, giving the protein MNDSFVLSCKNLGMVYQQGPNAVQVLSDVELNLKAGERAAIIGQSGAGKSTLLNLLGGLDTPTSGSVWLAGKELSALNEKARGLLRNEALGFVYQFHHLLPEFSALENVCMPLLIGKTSVNEAQQRATELLDRVGLAHRLKHKPSELSGGERQRVAIARALVNQPKLVLLDEPTGNLDQYTAQSIQALMLELSKSLSTSFLVVTHSLELAGQMDRTLRLTEGKLIEE
- a CDS encoding lipoprotein-releasing ABC transporter permease subunit, producing MFKPFTLFIGLRYIRAKRRNQFISFISLTSMIGLSLGVIAMITVLSVMNGFQKEMRDRILGMVSHGIITHHDQPIDDWQAIATKLKKNPQVVGVAPITQIQGMLSSRGTMSPVMISGIDPEQEDQVSTLRKHITYGNYSNLKPDEYGVIIGEATAGNLRIRIGSPLLLVVPIVSDSVSGITPRMQKAVVVGTFRTNSDIDNSMAFMHYSDAAKIKQWQPNQVEGVRLKLKDLFQAPVVIKKLAKELGDDYQAEDWTKTQGSLFSAMKMEKTMIGLLLMIIVAVAAFNIIATLIMVVADKRLDIAILRTLGATPRQIMSIFMIQGTFIGLIGITSGTVLGILLTKYINTVAGWYERLTGSEVFSTEVFAINFLPVDMQISDIVTVCIAALILSFLATLYPAYRASKTQPAEALRYE
- a CDS encoding PA4642 family protein, giving the protein MRKDKKQIIGEPMTNEQIKVFLNVEPADDSLPAPLHKLIRAYHSLRIEDFERFLVFFKQQGFPLDAKNKEGKDFVSLIIDQQFAKPYIEAFETAQTTL
- a CDS encoding SdiA-regulated domain-containing protein produces the protein MRQHKLPFSRLIKPLTFLLLVTITLTGCQTRQQQNCLQIAYSPNTLQLSHFQIAINKKTIDSIDNNLSALTWNEDTRTLFGTLNKPATIVELSTQGELLRKITLNGITDPEAIEYIGNNQFIVADERFHRLIKVTLNEQTNSINSQDALQLTLEKSYQYNKGLEGLAYDHQRKIIYVSNESSPITIYKITGWIESDVIHIAEIKKDWSAFLTDISGLHFYAPDQTLLVLSDESKLILALNKNDQIVGCFPLTTGQHGLWHTLRQPEGITMDNKGNLYIVSEPNFFYKFTQK
- a CDS encoding endonuclease V, encoding MITDYRENIAPYQSGAFYLRELPCILSLLNKIDLHEVPTIVVDGYIYLDEGKIGLGGHLYQALKESIPIIGIAKKPFSDNSDYLKEVLRGKSIHTLYFTSVGIEINFAAECIKSMAGKHRMPTLLRFLDQQTKLFKEELTNK